One Vibrio neonatus genomic window carries:
- the apbC gene encoding iron-sulfur cluster carrier protein ApbC — translation MKNNKQTLYSWLNQFQHPLLASEWAATQGVVTVGNTEKTIDVEIPFLVDSLTKAVGQWISDHDAPQGWEEFTFYVSARVRPLQSKVPSTLTSIKNIIAVTSAKGGVGKSTTTANLALAIAKEGATVGVLDADVYGPSIPLMFGTKGQSLEVVDNKWMKPLQAHGVYTQSIGYLISSDDAAVWRGPMASKALMQLLKETQWPELDYLIIDMPPGTGDLQLTLSQDIPLTSALVVTTPQDLALADAIKGIAMFEKADVGVLGIIENMSYHICRNCGSHEDIFGSGGAVKLAADKGISVLAQLPLHANIRRDIDLGTPSVVNADSSAQAQAYFDLAEQVVSRLFWHGKPQAERISFVEVK, via the coding sequence ATGAAGAACAACAAACAGACACTTTACTCTTGGTTAAATCAGTTTCAACATCCACTTTTGGCCAGCGAATGGGCTGCGACTCAAGGTGTGGTGACGGTAGGTAATACAGAAAAAACCATTGATGTAGAGATCCCTTTTTTAGTGGATTCGTTAACCAAAGCCGTTGGGCAATGGATTTCTGATCACGATGCGCCGCAAGGCTGGGAAGAGTTTACATTTTACGTCTCGGCAAGAGTACGTCCTTTACAAAGTAAAGTGCCAAGCACCTTAACCTCGATTAAAAATATTATCGCAGTGACATCGGCAAAAGGTGGGGTGGGAAAATCGACCACAACCGCTAATTTGGCGTTAGCCATCGCCAAAGAAGGTGCTACGGTTGGGGTATTAGATGCTGATGTATACGGCCCTTCCATTCCATTGATGTTTGGCACTAAAGGACAGTCTTTAGAAGTAGTCGACAACAAATGGATGAAGCCGCTACAAGCGCATGGCGTTTACACCCAATCCATCGGTTATTTGATTTCTAGTGATGACGCGGCGGTATGGCGTGGCCCTATGGCGTCAAAAGCCTTAATGCAACTATTAAAAGAAACCCAATGGCCTGAATTGGATTACTTGATCATTGATATGCCTCCGGGTACGGGCGATTTACAACTGACGCTATCGCAAGATATTCCCTTAACGAGCGCTTTGGTGGTTACAACTCCGCAAGACTTAGCATTGGCCGATGCCATTAAAGGCATTGCGATGTTTGAGAAAGCCGATGTGGGCGTGCTGGGCATTATCGAAAACATGAGCTATCACATTTGTAGAAATTGTGGCTCTCATGAAGATATTTTTGGCAGTGGCGGAGCAGTGAAATTGGCCGCAGATAAAGGCATTTCAGTATTAGCGCAACTGCCTTTGCATGCCAATATCCGCCGTGATATTGATTTGGGCACTCCGTCAGTGGTAAATGCTGATTCTTCTGCACAAGCACAAGCGTATTTTGACTTAGCCGAGCAAGTCGTCAGCCGACTGTTTTGGCATGGAAAGCCGCAAGCTGAGCGAATTAGTTTTGTTGAAGTAAAATAA
- the metG gene encoding methionine--tRNA ligase gives MTTELRKMLVTCALPYANGSIHLGHMLEHIQADIWVRYQRLRGNTVNFVCADDAHGTPIMLKSQQMGITPEEMIAGVSEEHQKDFAGFDISFDNYHSTHSEENRELASSIYLELKKNGFISSRTISQLFDPEKEMFLPDRFVKGTCPKCKSEDQYGDNCDNCGETYSPTELINPKSAVSGATPVMKDSEHFFFDLPQFESMLKEWTRSGSLQSETANKMQEWFESGLQQWDISRDAPYFGFEIPGEKNKFFYVWLDAPVGYMASFKNLCGKRDDLDFDEYWKKDSTAELYHFIGKDIVYFHSLFWPAMLEGAGYRKPNNVFVHGYVTVNGAKMSKSKGTFIKASTYLNHLDPECLRYYYAAKLNSRIDDLDLNLEDFTQRVNSDVVNKIVNLASRNAGFITKRFAGQLSTEFAEPALYQEFADAAQRIAELYETREFSRAIREITALADKANQYVDEKAPWVVAKQEGQDQALQDICSVGINLFRVLMTYLKPVMPELAARTEAFLNQELTWDGVATPLTNHEISKFKALFNRVDPKKVEAMVEASKEDAAAETAAKEKAEQAKTETELSKEPIADEIEFDDFAKVDLRIAKIVECESVPKANKLLRLVLDLGGETRQVFAGIKSAYNPEDLIGKHTVMVANLKPRKMKFGMSEGMVLAAGPGGKDLWILEPHEGAQPGMRVM, from the coding sequence ATGACTACTGAATTAAGAAAAATGCTCGTCACTTGTGCACTACCCTATGCCAATGGTTCTATCCATCTAGGTCATATGCTAGAGCACATCCAAGCTGATATCTGGGTGCGTTACCAACGCCTACGCGGTAACACAGTAAACTTTGTTTGTGCTGATGATGCCCACGGTACGCCAATCATGCTTAAATCTCAGCAGATGGGAATTACACCAGAAGAAATGATTGCTGGTGTCAGTGAAGAGCATCAAAAAGATTTTGCCGGTTTTGACATTAGCTTTGATAACTATCACAGCACGCACAGTGAAGAAAACCGCGAACTGGCTTCAAGCATCTACTTAGAGCTGAAAAAAAATGGCTTTATCTCTAGCCGCACTATTTCTCAGCTATTTGATCCTGAAAAAGAAATGTTCTTACCGGATCGCTTCGTAAAAGGCACTTGCCCTAAATGTAAATCAGAAGACCAATACGGTGATAACTGCGATAACTGTGGGGAAACTTACAGCCCAACTGAGCTTATCAACCCTAAATCTGCGGTTTCTGGCGCAACTCCGGTAATGAAAGATTCAGAGCACTTCTTCTTTGACTTGCCTCAGTTTGAAAGCATGCTAAAAGAGTGGACTCGCTCTGGCTCTTTGCAAAGTGAAACCGCCAACAAGATGCAAGAGTGGTTTGAATCTGGCTTGCAACAGTGGGATATCTCTCGCGATGCACCTTACTTTGGTTTTGAAATCCCGGGTGAGAAAAACAAATTCTTCTACGTTTGGCTAGACGCTCCTGTCGGCTACATGGCATCGTTTAAAAACCTATGTGGTAAACGTGACGATCTTGATTTTGATGAATACTGGAAAAAAGACAGCACAGCTGAGCTTTATCACTTCATCGGTAAAGACATTGTTTATTTCCACAGCCTATTCTGGCCTGCAATGCTTGAAGGCGCGGGTTACCGCAAGCCTAACAATGTATTTGTACACGGCTATGTGACCGTAAATGGCGCGAAAATGTCTAAATCAAAAGGCACGTTCATCAAAGCCAGTACTTACCTCAATCATCTAGACCCAGAATGTCTACGCTACTACTACGCTGCGAAATTAAACAGCCGTATTGATGATCTTGATTTAAACCTTGAAGACTTCACTCAGCGCGTAAACTCTGACGTAGTAAACAAAATTGTGAACCTTGCCTCTCGTAACGCAGGTTTCATTACTAAGCGTTTTGCCGGTCAACTCTCTACTGAATTTGCTGAGCCTGCTCTATATCAAGAGTTTGCTGATGCCGCCCAGCGTATTGCTGAACTTTACGAAACTCGTGAATTTAGCCGCGCGATTCGTGAAATTACCGCTCTTGCTGATAAAGCAAACCAATATGTCGATGAGAAAGCCCCTTGGGTTGTTGCAAAACAAGAAGGTCAAGATCAAGCACTGCAAGACATTTGTTCAGTTGGCATAAACTTGTTCCGCGTACTGATGACTTACTTGAAACCAGTGATGCCTGAATTAGCAGCGCGCACCGAAGCCTTCTTAAACCAAGAGTTGACTTGGGATGGCGTAGCAACTCCGTTGACTAACCATGAAATCAGCAAGTTCAAAGCACTGTTTAATCGCGTTGACCCGAAAAAAGTTGAAGCTATGGTAGAAGCGTCAAAAGAAGACGCGGCAGCTGAAACAGCAGCCAAAGAAAAAGCCGAGCAAGCGAAAACCGAAACTGAGCTAAGCAAAGAGCCTATCGCTGACGAAATCGAATTTGATGATTTTGCGAAAGTCGATTTGCGTATCGCGAAGATTGTTGAATGTGAATCTGTGCCAAAAGCGAACAAGCTATTAAGATTGGTACTGGACTTAGGCGGCGAAACTCGTCAGGTATTTGCCGGCATTAAATCGGCTTACAACCCTGAAGACTTAATTGGTAAACATACCGTGATGGTTGCCAACCTTAAACCTCGTAAAATGAAGTTTGGTATGTCAGAAGGTATGGTGCTAGCCGCTGGCCCTGGTGGTAAAGATCTTTGGATCCTTGAGCCACACGAAGGTGCACAACCTGGCATGCGCGTAATGTAA
- the udk gene encoding uridine kinase, whose protein sequence is MSENNQCVIIGIAGASASGKSLIASTIYNELRAKVGPDQIGVITEDRYYKDQSHLSMEERVKTNYDHPQALDHDLLCEHLSQLAQGNAVEVPEYSYTEHTRTSTTKTMNPKKVIILEGILLLTDQRLRDLMHASIFMDTPLDICLLRRVKRDVEERGRTMDSVLAQYQKTVRPMFLQFIEPSKQYADIIVPRGGKNRIAIDVLKAHIAKLLKS, encoded by the coding sequence ATGTCTGAAAATAATCAATGTGTCATCATCGGTATCGCAGGTGCATCCGCATCGGGTAAGAGCCTGATTGCAAGTACTATATATAACGAACTGCGTGCCAAGGTTGGTCCAGATCAAATCGGTGTTATCACGGAAGACAGATACTATAAAGATCAAAGTCATTTGAGCATGGAAGAGCGTGTAAAAACCAACTACGACCATCCTCAGGCGTTAGATCATGATTTATTGTGTGAACATTTAAGCCAGCTTGCGCAAGGCAACGCAGTGGAAGTACCAGAGTACAGTTACACTGAGCACACTCGTACTAGTACCACTAAAACAATGAACCCGAAAAAGGTCATTATTCTAGAAGGTATTTTATTGCTTACCGATCAGCGACTGCGCGATTTGATGCATGCCAGTATCTTTATGGACACCCCGTTAGACATTTGTCTACTACGCCGCGTGAAGCGTGATGTAGAAGAGCGCGGTCGTACAATGGATTCTGTGCTTGCCCAATACCAAAAAACAGTGCGACCAATGTTTTTGCAATTTATTGAACCCTCTAAGCAGTATGCGGACATTATTGTCCCTCGCGGTGGTAAAAACCGAATTGCCATTGACGTGTTAAAAGCGCATATTGCTAAATTACTGAAATCTTAG
- a CDS encoding AsmA family protein, with protein sequence MKKFSLFIITPIILVVLAVIALLVFVDPNQFKPMLVDQAKKQTNLDLVIEGDIGWQFFPSIGFSLGKTTLSNPEGFSSQNMVKVDEVGLDISVLPLLSKELQVGNVTLSGAHIYIETLADGSSNLDALTASSNSAESSSVEPFPESTPSQDAVTENSSQQTSSNQTADNIANSWAISVKGVNIKDALLEIKDQRSNLYTKLENVNLKVASFKFGQWTPISFSFSGVNNQQQFAVSGKANAKTDADFVDYQVKDIEVNGNFSQPDLNVTSFKLNVDQFKLDTWSDISLLAEGQAAGNEFDITSTTKVLLQSDLSTFAIKSFALGTPLKGKDINLASIKVGVSSFRLGEVGAFQVGVKGRASDLDANLMVMGNLLVDKNIEKVNVDALTVKGKVAGDALPQNPIVVAVESDVEFDLIKNKLSLLWKKLAFNQLQFDGTTSVELTAIPKVRFKLHSPEINVDEWTGSATDDTADSKAAAAPSSESANEAATVASEPDLSVLKTVDVAGSIRIDKLQASNAKLQNAFADIAIKEGVFNLRSLKANLYQGSIQAKAVVNAKQAVASYDIDAAVKNVKVGPLLVDVADNNTLEGTGNIDLDLSGKSLIPDELKKHLAGTVKVKFADGAINGINVAQIIRTNYAKFKGEKVPADTEPKKTDFSSMDASVKLNKGVATLSNVAVASPLLRIKATGNANYLNETMDILSKTSIVGSLEGQGGGGIDDLADITIPLRIQGSWTDPKVSLDLAALQKQELERNKKKLEEKAKKEAERGLKKLFGDNADNDETKKMADSLLKKLF encoded by the coding sequence ATGAAGAAGTTTTCACTATTTATTATCACGCCCATTATTTTGGTTGTGTTAGCGGTCATAGCATTATTAGTGTTTGTCGACCCAAATCAGTTTAAACCTATGCTTGTTGACCAAGCCAAGAAACAAACCAACCTCGATTTGGTGATTGAAGGGGACATTGGTTGGCAATTCTTTCCTTCTATTGGTTTCTCCCTAGGTAAAACAACATTAAGTAATCCGGAAGGCTTTAGTTCGCAAAACATGGTTAAGGTTGACGAGGTAGGGCTAGATATTTCGGTTCTTCCTTTACTTAGCAAAGAGTTACAAGTGGGGAATGTGACGTTAAGTGGGGCGCACATCTATATTGAAACCCTCGCCGATGGTAGCAGTAACTTAGATGCGCTAACGGCAAGCTCCAACTCTGCTGAATCCTCTTCTGTTGAACCATTTCCTGAATCTACTCCCTCACAAGACGCTGTCACTGAAAACTCTTCGCAACAAACCTCTTCTAATCAGACAGCCGACAATATTGCTAACTCTTGGGCTATCTCAGTGAAAGGTGTCAACATTAAAGACGCACTTCTAGAAATTAAAGACCAACGAAGCAACCTCTATACCAAGCTAGAAAATGTGAACTTGAAAGTGGCAAGCTTTAAGTTTGGGCAATGGACGCCAATTAGCTTTAGTTTTTCAGGGGTAAATAACCAACAGCAATTTGCAGTATCGGGTAAAGCCAACGCCAAAACGGATGCCGATTTTGTTGATTACCAAGTGAAAGATATTGAGGTTAACGGTAATTTTTCACAACCTGATTTAAACGTGACCAGTTTCAAGCTCAACGTCGATCAATTTAAACTCGATACTTGGTCTGATATTTCACTACTGGCCGAAGGTCAGGCGGCAGGTAATGAGTTTGATATCACCAGCACCACCAAGGTGTTGCTACAAAGTGACTTATCTACTTTTGCCATTAAGAGTTTTGCACTTGGCACGCCATTAAAAGGCAAAGATATTAATTTGGCATCGATTAAGGTGGGTGTCTCCTCATTTAGATTAGGTGAGGTTGGCGCTTTCCAAGTGGGCGTTAAAGGGCGCGCATCGGATTTAGATGCCAATTTAATGGTGATGGGGAATCTGCTGGTTGATAAAAACATTGAAAAAGTCAACGTAGATGCTCTGACGGTAAAAGGCAAAGTAGCCGGTGATGCACTGCCTCAAAACCCGATTGTAGTGGCGGTTGAATCGGACGTTGAATTTGATCTGATTAAGAACAAATTATCGCTATTATGGAAAAAATTGGCGTTTAACCAATTGCAATTTGACGGGACAACCAGTGTTGAGCTGACCGCCATCCCTAAAGTGCGCTTTAAACTGCACAGCCCTGAGATTAATGTGGACGAGTGGACGGGCTCGGCAACAGATGATACGGCTGATAGTAAAGCGGCTGCAGCGCCATCATCAGAATCAGCAAACGAGGCGGCAACCGTTGCCAGTGAACCAGATTTGTCAGTATTAAAAACGGTCGATGTGGCAGGCAGTATTCGTATCGACAAGCTACAAGCTAGCAATGCCAAATTGCAGAATGCGTTTGCTGATATTGCAATTAAAGAGGGTGTATTTAATCTACGCTCGTTAAAAGCCAACCTTTATCAAGGCAGTATTCAAGCTAAAGCTGTGGTTAATGCTAAGCAAGCGGTTGCCAGTTACGACATTGATGCGGCGGTTAAAAACGTCAAGGTAGGCCCATTGCTGGTGGATGTGGCAGATAACAATACTCTTGAAGGGACTGGCAATATTGATCTCGACCTTAGTGGTAAAAGTTTAATTCCAGATGAGCTGAAAAAACACTTAGCGGGCACGGTGAAAGTGAAGTTTGCCGATGGGGCGATTAATGGCATTAACGTTGCACAAATCATTCGTACTAACTATGCAAAATTTAAAGGCGAAAAAGTACCCGCTGACACTGAACCTAAGAAAACCGACTTTAGCTCAATGGATGCCTCGGTCAAGTTAAATAAAGGTGTGGCGACATTATCGAATGTGGCGGTGGCATCGCCATTGTTGCGAATTAAGGCTACGGGTAACGCTAACTATCTCAATGAAACCATGGACATCTTGTCTAAAACTTCTATTGTCGGCTCATTAGAAGGTCAAGGCGGTGGCGGCATTGATGATCTTGCTGATATAACGATTCCTTTGCGTATACAAGGCAGTTGGACAGATCCTAAAGTGAGTCTAGATTTAGCCGCGTTACAAAAACAAGAGCTCGAACGCAATAAGAAAAAGCTGGAAGAAAAGGCAAAAAAAGAAGCCGAACGTGGTTTGAAAAAGCTGTTTGGTGACAACGCCGATAATGATGAAACCAAGAAAATGGCAGACTCATTGCTGAAAAAATTATTCTAA
- the cobO gene encoding cob(I)yrinic acid a,c-diamide adenosyltransferase, with amino-acid sequence MTQEQDRHQQRQQKLKQKVDEKIASAVEEKGLLLVITGNGKGKSTSGFGTVARAVGHGFKCGVAQFIKGTWDNGERNLLEKLGVAFHVMATGFTWETQNKQADTIAAQEVWQECKKMLQDPSLDVVLLDELTYMVTYDYIDLEEVLTAFKERPSHQSVIVTGRAAHRSIIELADTVSEVRNVKHAFEAGIKARKGVDW; translated from the coding sequence ATGACTCAAGAACAGGATCGTCATCAACAGCGTCAACAAAAGCTCAAGCAAAAAGTAGATGAGAAAATCGCCAGTGCGGTAGAAGAAAAAGGGCTATTACTGGTCATTACAGGGAATGGCAAAGGCAAATCGACATCAGGCTTTGGTACTGTTGCGCGCGCTGTAGGTCACGGCTTTAAATGTGGTGTGGCGCAGTTTATCAAGGGAACGTGGGACAACGGCGAGCGTAACCTGTTAGAGAAGCTTGGGGTTGCTTTCCATGTTATGGCTACAGGCTTTACTTGGGAAACTCAAAACAAACAAGCCGACACCATTGCAGCGCAAGAAGTTTGGCAAGAATGCAAAAAAATGCTGCAAGACCCTAGTCTAGATGTGGTTCTATTAGATGAACTGACCTATATGGTCACCTATGACTACATCGACCTTGAAGAAGTGCTGACGGCATTTAAAGAAAGACCAAGCCACCAATCGGTTATTGTCACCGGACGCGCCGCACATCGCTCTATTATTGAACTTGCCGATACGGTGTCAGAAGTGCGTAATGTGAAACATGCTTTTGAAGCTGGGATAAAAGCACGTAAAGGTGTTGACTGGTAG
- a CDS encoding aspartate/glutamate racemase family protein: MRTLGLIGGMSWESTQTYYQLLNTQVKQRLGGLNSAKLVLFSVNFAQIEELQRQGDWDAAAKILSRAALSLQAAGAEAIVICTNTMHKVAPEIEQVVSIPVLHIADATAKELQDNNIQQVALLGTAFTMEQDFYKQRLIEQGISVSIPTPSQRSDVHRIIYDELCQGKVLPESRQVFADIIADLKRKGAQGVILGCTEIGLLINSDDTDVPLFDTTIIHAQSAVDWALC; encoded by the coding sequence ATGAGAACGTTGGGATTAATTGGTGGGATGAGTTGGGAGTCAACTCAAACCTATTACCAACTGCTTAACACTCAGGTAAAACAGCGTTTAGGCGGGCTCAACTCAGCAAAGTTGGTGTTGTTTAGTGTCAATTTTGCGCAGATAGAAGAATTGCAACGTCAAGGTGATTGGGATGCCGCAGCTAAGATACTGTCGCGAGCGGCGCTCTCTTTACAAGCCGCCGGTGCTGAGGCAATTGTCATTTGCACGAATACCATGCACAAAGTCGCCCCAGAGATAGAGCAGGTGGTCTCTATTCCTGTGCTGCATATTGCTGACGCGACGGCTAAAGAGCTACAAGATAATAATATTCAGCAAGTCGCTTTGCTTGGTACGGCTTTTACCATGGAGCAAGATTTCTACAAGCAGAGATTGATTGAGCAAGGCATTTCAGTGTCTATTCCTACGCCGAGCCAACGAAGCGATGTACACCGCATTATTTATGATGAATTATGCCAAGGTAAAGTTTTGCCTGAATCTCGACAAGTTTTTGCCGATATTATCGCGGATTTAAAGCGTAAGGGCGCGCAGGGAGTCATTTTAGGGTGTACTGAAATTGGTCTACTGATCAATAGCGATGATACCGATGTACCTTTATTTGATACGACGATAATTCATGCTCAGTCGGCGGTGGATTGGGCGCTGTGTTAG